A window of Pullulanibacillus sp. KACC 23026 genomic DNA:
CATCAGACAGCAATAATTCATTCCCATCCCAATCCACGTTAAGCGGTTCGTCAAAGGAGACTTCTGACTTTGTTTTATTATTTCTTCTTAAGTACATGAGAATTTCATTTTCAATACACCTAGAAGCATAAGTAGCAAGCTTAATTTTTTTCTCCGGGTTAAAGGTGTTAACGGCTTTAATTAAACCAATTGTCCCAATACTGATAAGGTCTTCGATATTGATTTTGGTATTCTCAAATTTTCTCGCGATATACACGACTAAACGAAGATTTCGTTCGATCAAAGAAGCACGGGCTGATTCATCACCCTTCGTTAATTTAATCAACAACTCCGCTTCCTCATCTTTTGACAGAGGAGGGGGGAGCGCCTCGCTTCCACCAATATAATAAACGTCATCTGGTTTTACTTTAAATACCTGTAAGACCTTCGTATAGAGTTTCAAAAAAAATAGACGTATCTGTCTCATTGACTCACTCCCCTTTTTTGATGTTAGCTCTTTGTTTTTCCACCTTCGTCGTCCAGTCAACTCCCTAACTTAGAAAGTTAATACTCGGGATCTAACCGCCTAAAAAGGTCAGATAAGTTCAACTAAACGTTGTCTCCTGAGATTTCATTTCCACTGAATGACGTACATTTAAGCAGCTGTTCCGAGTTGAACCATATCCGGATGCAAGATACAGTTAAAGTCATTTTCCAAAGAGAGTTGATGATCTGTCAATGCGACTATCACCTTTTTACACTTTAGATGCCCTTTTGAGGACCTGAGATCCACATAATCAGGTTTCAGAGCGAGTACCGTTCGATGTTCACCGCTCACTCCTCTATAAGGAATGACCGTTAATCGATTCACCCAATCAGCAGGCAGTTTGGTGTCTGTTAGCACCTTCATGGGATCGTCCTGCAAATTAAGCTGAGGGAGATACTTTGCACAAACACTTTGGCTGACGAACATTACTGGAGATTGGCTGATCGGATGACGTAATTGGTTACCTGTATCCACTATGCCGACTGCTTCTATAATCGTTTTACCAATTTTCACTCTTACCTCAATGCGTTCCTCTGCCCGCCACTTTCGTATAACAACATGTTCCAAGCGTTTTTTTGAGAACCACCACAGGACCGGAAATCCAACTAGAATGAAGACCCAGCTCAGCGGATCCCCGTATTCAAAGGTACTTAGCTGAATACCTTTAACATAGAATGATTGAGACTGAAGAAAATAATGAAGCGCAAAAAGACCGCCTCCAACCATAAAAGTGACGAAATAAAACATCCCAAAGGCCTGCAAGAAAAGCGCGGGTCGGTGATACCCAAAGACGATCAAAACAATGATTGCTGAATACACGAGTTTACCTATCGGGTTGTAAGCAATCACACCAAGAGGAGTAAAAAGCAAAATGACAATTAAAGAAGCAAAGAAGCCGCCTAAGAAGACGCGCCACTTTCGAACAGGACGCTTTAGAGCAACCGAAGTTAATAAGATCAACATCGTATCGATGAATAAGTTCATCAGCCAGACGACATCGAGATAGACCTTCATGACTTCACCCGCCAAAGGTTTTGCCATAATTATAAAAGCTCATCCATGAGATGTCTGTCGTTTCTTGACACTCATATTCCTGTTATTTTGAAGCATTTTGTCGTATCCAAACCGAGTCAAGCCTCCCTTGTTACGCCTAAGTTACCGAATAGCTTTTTGGGAGGCGGGGCAGGTGGGAAGCGGGGAGACGTATAGCGGATTCTCGTTACACCTCTTTCATTTTTGTGTAACGACGATTCCCTATTCGCTCAAATCGAGGGCTTTTTGGCGTCATAGCGGATTCTCGTTACACCTCTTTCATTTTTGTGTAACGACGATTCCCTATTCGCTATAATCGAGAGCCTTTTTGGAGGCATAGCGGATTCTCGTTACACCTCTTTCATTTTTGTGTAACGACGATTCCCTATTCGCTCAAATCGAGGGCTTTTTTGGAGTCATAGCGGATTCTCGTTACACCTCTTTCATTTTTGTGTAACGACAATTCCCTATTGGCTCAAATCGAGGGCTTTTTGGCGTCATAGCGGATTCTCGTTACACCTCTTTCATTTTTGTGTAACGACGATTCCCTATTCGCTCAAATCGGGGGCCTTTTTGGAGGCATAGCGGATTCTCGTTACACCTCTTTCATTTTTGTGTAACGACGATTCCCTATTCGCTCAAATCGAGGGCCTTTTTGGAGGCATAGCGGATTCTCGTTACACCTCTTTCATTTTTGTGTAACGCAAATTCGCTATTGGCTTGAATTAGAGGGTGATTTCTGGAATAACGGTAACGAGCATTCTCTATTCTCTCGTATTAGGGGCATTTTGGAGACTATTTGAAAAAAAGCCGGCTCAGTTAGTCATTTTCGTGACTTCCTGAGTCGGCCTGCTTTTTTGAACCTTATTATTAACGGCGACGCGTACGATTTCTTAAAAAGGTTGGAATATCTAGTTGATCCTCAGCCTCTGCAGCAGGAGCTGGGTTAGTTCGAGGGGCAGGCTCCTGTTCTTCTCTTATAGGCTGTTGACGAGTCTTTGTTCCAAAAGATTGGCGTTCAGTTCGTTGATTTTGAACAGGACGGCGATTCTCATTTTCTTCAAATCCAGTGGCAATCACCGTTACGATAATCTCATCTTTTAATTCTTCGCTAATGACAGAACCGAAAATCATGTTCACTTCTTGATCTGCCGCGGTCGCTACGATATCCGCCGCTTCATTCACTTCGTATAAGCTTAAATTATTTCCACCAGTAATGTTCATCAAGACCCCTTTAGCTCCATCGATTGATTTCTCTAAAAGAGGGCTGGAAATCGCCTTTTTGGCTGCTTCAGCCGCACGATTTTCACCAGTAGCTACACCGATAGCCATTAAAGCAGAACCGCCTTCTGTCATAATGGTTTTAACGTCGGCAAAATCAAGGTTAATAAGACCTGGAACCGCAATCAGGTCGGAAATCCCTTGAACCCCTTGACGCAATACATTATCGGCTTCACGGAATGCCTCAAGCATCGGTGTATTTCGATCGACAATTTCAAGGAGACGATCATTCGGAATCACGATGAGGGTATCCACTTTTTCCTTTAGATTTTCAATCCCGCCTGTTGCTTGTGAAGACCGTTTTCTCCCCTCAAACGTGAACGGGCGAGTGACAACACCCACCGTTAAGGCGCCGATGTCCTTTGCTATTTCGGCAATAACAGGCGCTGCTCCCGTACCCGTACCACCGCCCATTCCGGCCGTAACAAAAACCATATCCGCACCACTTAAGAGGTCTTCGATTTGATCACGGCTCTCTTCAGCCGCTTTTTTACCAATATCAGGATTGGCTCCAGCACCTAATCCTCTTGTTAGCTTCTCACCTAATTGTAATTTTATCGGGGCCTTTGACAATTTTAATGCCTGTGCATCTGTGTTAACGCATATAAATTCAACACCTTGCACACCATTCTCAATCATTCGATTAACGGCATTAGAGCCGCCGCCACCGACTCCTATGACCTTTATCTGTGCAAGCTGTTCCATTTCCATCTCATACATGCTTTCGTTCCTCCTATATATAAAGTGCCGTAAATGTTTAGTCGAAGAATAATCCGAGCCAGTCTTTCACTCTTTTCGTGACGCCACTTTTATCTTTAAGTGGCTTGTCCGAGCTCGAGGCCGGACGTTGTTTTGCAGCAGAAGGAACTTTTTGTTGGTGCTCCACCTCAACGGCTTTAACCAGCTCCTTACCTTGTACTTTTACGTTATGATAAGCAAATTTGATTAAACCGATTGCCGATGTATACTGCGGTTCGCGTACTCCTATATAATCAGGAATCGCTATGCGAACATTATTTTGGAACTCATGCTGGGCCAGTTCAATGACGCCTGGCATAGCCGTGACTCCTCCAGTTAGAATGAGCCCACCTGGCAGATCCAGGACGCCCATGCGGCCCATTTCTGCAGCAACTAGCTCAAAGATCTCGGCAACCCTTGGTTCAATAATATAAGCTAAATCCTGCTGGGTAAAGGTTTGTTTGCTGGTTCCGCCTAACTTCGAGACTGAAAATGTCTCTTCAACGGATGCCTGATCTATGAAAGCATGTCCATGTTTTAGCTTTATTATCTCTGCTTCTTCAGTGGGTGTTCGAAGGCCAATGGAGATATCCTTAGTAATATGGTTACCTCCAATTGGTAAAACAAAGGTCGACATGAGGATTCCTTCTTCAAAGTAGGCCACATTGGTCGACCCTCCTCCGATATCGAGTAAAAGAACCCCTAAGTTTTTTTCATCACGTGTTAAGGCAATTGACCCTAAAGCAAGAGGCTGTAAAACCACATCCAGCACATCTAAGCCCGCTTTCTCAACACATCTTAGCAGGTTATGCAAAACGGTCTTGGACCCGGTTATGATCGTGCCTTCTACTTCTAAACGCACCCCCACCATACCGCGGGGATCTTTTATTTCTTCAAGGCCATCCACAATAAATTGATGAGGGATGCAGTCAATAATTTCTCTTTCCGGTGCAAGCGGAATGACTTGTGCGGCTTCAAGCACTCTGGCAATATCTTCATTGCCGATCTCTCGGTTAGGACTTGAAACAGCAACAACCCCATGACAATCTTGCAGTTGAATGTGGTTGCCCGTAATTCCCACTACCACACTTCTAATCTTCATCCCTACCATTCTTTCAGCTTGTTCGACAGCCTGTTGTATAGAATGGACAGTATCATCAATATCTATAATAGACCCTTTCTTAATTCCACTTGACTCCGATTTCCCTATTCCGATGACGTTTAGAGAATCACCCGTCATTTCGCCGATGACGACTTTAACGGTGGATGTACCGATGTCTAAGCTTACATAGATGTCATTGCTGTTCATTCTATGGCACCTCCCTCATCCCTGATTTGATCTATTCTGAATTCATCAGCGTAATATTTTTTAAATCCTAAAGAGGTATTCAACATAATAATACTTTAAACCTTCTTTTTCATAGATTTCTTTCAAAAAAATATGTAAAAAAAGCCTAGAACACTCAAATAAGAGATTTCTCCTTTTCTTTCTTTCGGTCTCGCCATCTAACAATACCAATTCTTCTTATTATAGCAATATTATTAAACAAACGAACACCAAAAGCAAAAACAGCGGCTAAATATAAGTCTACACCAAGTTTGACCCCTAGAAAAGCTAGTCCTGCTGCTAAAAAAATATTAAAAAAGAAACCTGAAACAAAAACAAGGTTATCATACTTATGCTCAAGCTGTGCCCGAATCCCACCTAATAGCGTATCAAATGCAGCAAGAACCGCGATTGATAGGTAATTCGAATAGGCTTCTGGAATGGAAACATTTGAGAAAAAGCCCAAAAGGATACCAATGATAAGCCCTAACAGAGGGAGCCACATTATGAAGACCCTCCTTTCGTCAGTTTAAGCGAATTGAATTGAATGGGGTCATTATAAGCTGGTAACGTAATGGAAGGCTTAACAGTGACTTCAAGCGTTAAACCTGCGCGGGCAAAATCATCAAGAACCGAGGAAGACTCTAACTCTTTCTTTAACTTATTGGGGTCATCCGAAAGAACCTCAATATTAAAAGGAGGCTGCGGCAGTTTTTGATCATTGATCAGTAAGTCATCATGCACCATGCGAATCGGTGAAATATTAATAATCCGCTCATCGGAAACCGCTATATCTGTTGCACCATACTCATTCAACACATTGATCAAATTTCTCATCATCACATCGGTCACACTATCACTGTCAAAAGGATCATTTCCTTCAATAAGTTTCTTTAATTGAATGAGATCCCCTTTTCCAGTTTTAGCTGTTACCCCTGCTTGCACCTTTTGCTGCTCCAGTTCTTCTTTCATCGCCTGTAGTTTATTATCGGTTTGTGAGTTTTCATATTTAGTTAGAAGCTGCTCTGCTTGAGACAATTGATTATTTAAAGTGATATGTTCTTTTTGTGCCTTTGCAAGATCGGATTGAAGTTCAACGATGTCTTTTGTATCCTTTTGTTTAGGATGACTGATGGTTTTAAATTGCAAAATGACCATAAATCCAAAAAACAATGCTACAATGGCGAGGGATAGACGTTCTCTCTTAGATGTCAATGAATATTCCCCCTCTACAATAATGGGTCCAGCGTCAAACTGTTTACTTTTTCCACGCTCACATCAATTCCTCGTTCGATAAGCGTCTCAACGACACCGCCTGTCATATTAAGGCCACTCATTAACAAATCGGAATCGCCAATGGCACTAATGACGAATGGCGCGCTATGACGTTCGCCATCCACCTTCACAACAGGTCCAACACATTCTATATAAGAATGGGATGAAAAGCGTTGCCCATTAATAGCAATCGCTTCAGCACCAATGGCATTCAATTCATAGATGACTTCCTGTATATCTTGTTGGTGAACAATGTAGTCATTAGGATCAGTCCCATTAGGAACATAGTTCGCATCCGAGAGAACAATTTTGACCCCCGGGCCCGATACTTTAGTTTGACCATTTAACATTCGATATTTAGTCAAATCCGTTACCAGCTTGCCGGCAGTTGTTTTTTGCTTGGCCAAGTTTTCTTCATTTGTTTGAATTTTACCCCTGACCTTATTTAGCTGATTTTGCAGTGAGCGATTCGAGTTTTGTTCTGAAATGATCTCATCTCTAAGTTCCTTCTCTTGTTGATACTGCGCATTCGCCGTACCATTTTCTATATGATGGTTTTTAACATATTGATAAGAATAGGCGAGGATAAAACCCGTGACTAATAAAATGAGAGAGAGGATAATTTTATTCCCCATTAGTCTCTCCTCCATTAGCCTGTTTAGCTGCCGTACTTGGACTCCAATAAGCGCCTACTCTTAGCTGGACAACCCCTTTTTGATTGTCAGGGAGATTCGCTAAAATGCTTGGGTACAGTTTCATTTTTGCAGCCAAAGTGGGAATGTTCGCTAGTGCCTGATGACCGTCATTTAAATACAGAGTGATTCCCTTTGGATAGAGGGCTGACGGTGTAAAATCAATTTCTGAAATATTATATAGAGTGGTGGCATTCATTTTTGACAGCTGCTCGGTTAATGAGCTCATCACCTTTCCTTCCTTAAACCCGATAAGGATTGGCGCATGAACTGGAATGACATTCGAAAGCTTACCAGACATGAATTGACCGTTAGCTAAAACCGGCTTGTACGAATTCTCCGTTTTCAGATAAGCAACCCTTTTATACTCCATTACATTGAGATCGACTCGCCCGCTCAAAAAGTGGGTCTTGACTGTGACCGACTTAATAGATGGGAGGGAGTTCAGATGGGCTAATATCGTTTTTTGATTGACACCCCATATCTTGCTTTTGGCAGTGAGGCCTGAAGCGGCTTTAATCTGAGCCGCGCTGAAATAGCGATTTCCGCTGACATTAATGGTTTTAACATTACTTAATGGCGATTCAATGTAAGTGACAATCAGGAGCAATATAAAAAATAACGTAATATAAAAAACAAAGCGCCGATTGGTCTTTTGTTTTCGCTGCTCTCTTAGTTTCGGTATTCTGTCTTCAAGCTGAATGACCTTTCTGTCACTCATATTCGTTTACTCCTAATCTCATATGTATAGTTTGATCATGACCTGCTAATAAAGATAAACAATAAAAACGACACTTTAAATGTCGTTTTTGTTAAAGTTATAAAATATTATATCACAGGTTTCGCTAGATTTCTTCACCACTTTTAAGGTTTTGTGAGGCATTCAACTTCCCAATACCGTTCAATGTGCTAACAGTTCCGGATGATCGACTTAATTTAGCTGGCAAGGGCAAGAAAATTCATTGTTGTCCTGCTTCCTGATGACTAATAAAGTTTGCATGAAGAATAGACACCCGGGCCATGCCAGACTTGAAGCCTTTTAGTCCAGCGTGTTCTCTGAAGGAATTGCGGGAAACCTTTCCTGCTAAAATGTTCCCTTTAGTAAAATAAAATTGGCTTGACTGCCTCCCCTAAGGAAAAGGGTAAGCGTTCAAGCCAACATTCGTGTTCTTAAGGTTTAATATTTTGCGTAACGGCTAATGTTTAATAGGACACCTACTGAGATCAGCATTAATGTCAGCGAAGACCCTCCATAGCTTAGGAATGGTAAGGTGATGCCGGTTACTGGCATTACCCCTGTTACGACAGCAATGTTAATCATCACTTGAATCGCAATCATCCCAATAATACCTACAGCGAGCAGGCTGCCATATAAGTCTGGTGCTTTTAAAGCGATCCGGATTCCCCGCCACAGCAGGATACAAAAAAGAAGTAATACAAAAGTAGCACCGATAAACCCAAGTTCTTCCGCTACAATGGCAAAAATAAAGTCGGTTTGAGGTTCGGGCAAATACTGAAATTTTTGTCTGCTTTCCCCTAATCCGAATCCGAGCAGACCGCCCGGGCCAATCGCATAAAGCGATTGGATGATTTGAAACCCGCTGTTTAGCGGATCTTTCCACGGATCCATAAAAGACGTAATCCTTTGCATCCGATAAGGAGCAGAAATGATCAGTCCAGCAAAACCGATTAACCCCATAACGCCGAGAAAAACAAAATGCTTGATTCTTGCCCCTGATGTAAAAATCATGGTGACACAAGTACCGAGCAAGACGGTGCCTGTACCTAAATCAGGTTGGAGCATAATTAAACCAAATGCAAGAAACACTAAAACTAAGGAAGGCAGTAAGCCTTTTTTGACGGTTGTAATGTATTTTTGATTTTCTGAGAGAAACTTAGCTAGAAAGAGGATCATCGCCATTTTCGTAAATTCAGATGGCTGGATCGAAAAAGCGCCAACGCCTAACCAGCTGCTCGCCCCTCCTCTTACTAGACCAACACCGGGTATCAAAACAACAATTAACAACAAAAAACAAATTAGTAGAGCAAGCTTCGCCCAAGAGCGCCACGTCCAATAGCTAATGTTCATAACAAAGAACATCGCTGCAACGCCTATTCCCGCAAATAAGAGCTGCCGTTTAGCAAAATAAAAGGCATCATCAAACTTATAAGACGCCCAAACGGCACTTGCACTGTAAACCATGATTAAACCGACTGCCAACAAAGTTAATGTTACTGCAATGAGTAAAAAGTCTGGCGCTGTTCTTACCTTTTGCATGTCCTACACACCTCGAGTCGCGTCATACAACCTGTCTACTTCAGCATATGCACCTGCTTCGTAAACATGTCTCCGCGTTCCTCAAAAGATCGATATTGATCCCAACTTGCACAGGCTGGAGATAGAAGAATCACGTCTCCTGCCGTTGAAAGTTTATAAGAAACGGGTACCGCATCCTCCACATTATCGACCGGAATAATCTGTTTCACACCTGCTTTTTCAGCTGCATCCATTAATTTCGCTTTGGTTTCTCCAAATGCGACAAGTGCCTTCACATTCTCGAGGTAGGGAATGAGGCTGTCAAAATCATTGCCGCGATCAAGTCCCCCTGCCAACAAAATAATAGGCTCCTGAAAAGCGCTGAGGGCCTTTGAGGTGGCAAGGATGTTGGTCGCCTTTGAGTCATTATAAAATTTGCGTTCATGAACCGCTCCAATATATTCTAAGCGGTGAGGGACACCAGAAAAAGTATGAAGGGTTTTCCTGATCGCTTCTGTACTAACCCCATACAGCTTTGCAGCAGCGGCGGCGGCAAGTGCATTCGCAATGTTATGCTCGCCTTTTGGCATCGCTAAGTCCTCGGCACTCACAATCAATTCGCCCTCAAAATAAAGGCCCCCATTCAAATAATAAGCACCTTTTTCATCCATTAGATTCTTTACACTAAAAGGCACCTTTGTAACAGAAAGGGGCTGAATGAGCCTCGTGACTTCTTCATCATCGGCATTGTATACCAGATAATCTTCCTTTGATTGATTTTGACTGATCGCGAGTTTGGCTTGTCCGTAGGCTTCCTTAGTCCCGTGATAATCCAAATGAGCATCAAATAAATTCAAGAATACTGCGATTCGCGGATGAAAGGTCTTCGTACCTAGCAATTGAAAGCTTGAAAGCTCGGCTACTAGGACCTGATCAGCGGTTGCATCTTGAACCACTTCAGTCAAGACAGTCCCAATATTGCCCGCCACAATAGGCTTCTTATTTCCCATCTTTAACATATCACCAATTAACATAGTAGTGGTTGTCTTCCCATTGGACCCTGTTATTCCAATAAAAGGCGCTTCCGAAAGCTGATAAGCAAGCTCCACTTCAGTAATAATTGGAATCTCGCGTTTAACCGCTTCTACTAAAAGCGGATTGGAATAAGGAATACCCGGATTTTTAACGATGAGTTTCAGATCCCCATCGAGAAGTGAAAGCGGATGACCGCCGTCCACTATTTGTATGCCTAATTGTTTAAGTTCCTTCGCCTTCGGATCCTCTGAGAGCGTCGAACGGTCGTTAATCACGACCTTAGCCCCCAATTTATGAAGCATCTTGGCAGCGGCATAGCCGCTCTTAGCTAATCCTAGAACTAGGATATATTGACCTGTATAAGTCTTGATGTCTTTCATCTATAGCCACACCTTTGTATAAATTCCTATTACGGCAAATAATAAACCGACTACCCAAAACGTTGAGACAATACGCCACTCTGACCATCCGGATAATTCATAATGATGGTGGAGAGGACTCATTTTGAACACGCGTTTTCCCGTTGTTTTAAAAGATGCCACTTGGATCATAACGGATAGCGTTTCAATCACGAAGATCCCGCCAATCACAATCAAGAGTATTTCCGACTTCGTAAGGATTGAAACTCCGGCAAGTGCTCCGCCAATAGCAAGCGACCCTGTATCACCCATAAACACCTTAGCAGGATGAGCATTAAAGACTAGGAAACCAAGCAAGGCACCTGTCATCGCCATACAGAAAAGCGTGATATCAAATTGATTTTGATAATAAGCAATAATTGCAAAAGCAGCGAAGGCTACTGTAGCGGTTCCCGTAAGAAGCCCATCCATTCCGTCTGTTAGATTCGTCCCATTCGACGTCCCTAAAAGCATGATGACTACAAGAATCATATAGCCCCATGACAACGGGATCTCAATATGGGTGCCCGGAATCGTTAGCTGTGTTGAAAGCTTCAAATGATAAATAACACTATCAAAAATAATGGCAACCACAATTTGAGCGAACAGCTTTTGTTTTGAAGTAAGTCCAAGATTTCGCTTCATGACTACCTTAATAAAATCATCAAGGAAACCGATAAGCCCGTAAGCAACGGTTAAGAAAAGCAATAAGCCAATTTCAGTTGACATTAACTGATGGGAAAGACTTTCATAAATGGCAGCAAGTGCGGCAGAGATAACAATCACCACACCACCCATAGTTGGTGTTCCGGCTTTTTTCTGGTGACTCTTAGGCCCTTCTTCACGGATATATTGACCAAATTTCATCCGACGCAGAAAAGGAATAAACAGCGGTGATAAAATAACAGCAATTAGAAAGGCAAGCAGTAATGTCATAAAAAGAAGGATCATCATTTGGAGATCCCTCCTTCTCTTTGTAAGTCTTGGATTAAGGTCTCCAGTTTCATTCCTCTTGAAGCTTTAAAAAGCATAACCGTTTTTTCTCCTAAAAATGATAACAACAAAGGAATCGCATCTTCTTTCATTTGATATTCATGAATTTGAACAGACGAAGGCCGCTTTTTCAGCTCGTCAGCAATCCATCGCGCCTTTGGTCCTATGGTTACGACATCTGTAATCGGCGCAGCCAGACAGTCGGCAACCTTTCTATGGAGGGCTTCTTCATCAGGCCCTAACTCATACATATCCCCGAGAACTGCAACAACTTTTTCAAAACCGCTAAGTTCCTTTAAAGTTTCCAAGCTTGCGATCATCGAAGTGGGGCTGGCATTATAGGCATCATTTATGATCATCGTACCCTTAGGTCCCGCTGTCACCTCAAAGCGCATGGCTGTAATGGTTAAATGAGCCAATGCTGTTTGGCATTGCGCTGGGCTAATTTGTAATTGTTCAGCAAGTGCCAAAGCATATGCGGCATTCTTAATGTTATGCTTACCATATAAAGGAACATGGTAAAGATGTCCATCAAATACAAACTCAGATCCCTTGCTGTTTAACTGAACAGAAGAAATGTGCGCCGTGCAGGTTTCCGAGTAACCCACCCTGATGGAGCGTTGATTCGTTGCGGCTTGAGTGAGAAGCGGTTCATCTCCATCACAAATAAAGACGCCATCTGGTTTTAAGCCATTCAAAATTTCCAATTTCGCTTTTGCAATCCCCTCACGCGATCCTAAATATTCAATATGGGATTCTCCGATATTGGTGATAATCGCAAAATCAGGATTAGCAATGCGGGTCAGTACATCAATTTCGCCAAAATGATTCATCCCCATCTCCAAGATAAGTGCCTCAGTGTCTTTCGGCATACTTAAAATGGTGAGTGGAAGTCCAATGTGATTATTAAAATTCCCTTGTGTTTTATGAGTTCGAAATTTCTGTGTCAGAACCGCTTCAACTAAATCCTTAGTGGTGGTCTTTCCATTGCTTCCCGTCACACCAATTACAATTGGATGGGTCAGCTTAAGATAATGTTTCGCACTCTCCTGCAAAGCTTTAAGGGTATCCTCAACCATAAATAATGGAAAATCATCTGGCAGTGCTTGAGGTACAGGAACATCTTTTTGCCAGAACGCAGCCTTCGCTCCATTATGAATGGCCTCAAGCAAATGATCGTGACCATCAAATCGCTCCCCTACAATAGGGAAGAAAAGGCTGTCAGGAACCGGTTTCCGGCTATCCGTATTAACGGTCCACTCTGCCTCTAAATTATAGTTCCCAATCACCTCTTCGGCAATTGGGTAAAACACTCCTGCTCGAATTCCCATTTAGAAACGCTCCTTTATTGCCTCCATGGCAACCTGTCGATCATCGAATGCTAAGATGTCTGTCCCAATAATTTGATATGTTTCATGCCCTTTTCCGGCAATAAGGACCACGTCTTCATCCGTTGCAAGGCTGATCGCTTGATTAATGGCCATTCGGCGATCCACGATAACCTCATAGTCAGCCTCTTCAGGAAGTCCTTCAACCATTTCTTCAATGATTTTTACGGGGTCTTCCGTCCGTGGATTATCTGAAGTAAAAATCGAATAATTGCTGAGTTCGATCGACTTATTTGCCATAATAGGTCGTTTTTTCCGATCGCGGTCACCACCGCAACCAACCACCGTAATAA
This region includes:
- the spoVE gene encoding stage V sporulation protein E, coding for MQKVRTAPDFLLIAVTLTLLAVGLIMVYSASAVWASYKFDDAFYFAKRQLLFAGIGVAAMFFVMNISYWTWRSWAKLALLICFLLLIVVLIPGVGLVRGGASSWLGVGAFSIQPSEFTKMAMILFLAKFLSENQKYITTVKKGLLPSLVLVFLAFGLIMLQPDLGTGTVLLGTCVTMIFTSGARIKHFVFLGVMGLIGFAGLIISAPYRMQRITSFMDPWKDPLNSGFQIIQSLYAIGPGGLLGFGLGESRQKFQYLPEPQTDFIFAIVAEELGFIGATFVLLLFCILLWRGIRIALKAPDLYGSLLAVGIIGMIAIQVMINIAVVTGVMPVTGITLPFLSYGGSSLTLMLISVGVLLNISRYAKY
- the murD gene encoding UDP-N-acetylmuramoyl-L-alanine--D-glutamate ligase, producing the protein MKDIKTYTGQYILVLGLAKSGYAAAKMLHKLGAKVVINDRSTLSEDPKAKELKQLGIQIVDGGHPLSLLDGDLKLIVKNPGIPYSNPLLVEAVKREIPIITEVELAYQLSEAPFIGITGSNGKTTTTMLIGDMLKMGNKKPIVAGNIGTVLTEVVQDATADQVLVAELSSFQLLGTKTFHPRIAVFLNLFDAHLDYHGTKEAYGQAKLAISQNQSKEDYLVYNADDEEVTRLIQPLSVTKVPFSVKNLMDEKGAYYLNGGLYFEGELIVSAEDLAMPKGEHNIANALAAAAAAKLYGVSTEAIRKTLHTFSGVPHRLEYIGAVHERKFYNDSKATNILATSKALSAFQEPIILLAGGLDRGNDFDSLIPYLENVKALVAFGETKAKLMDAAEKAGVKQIIPVDNVEDAVPVSYKLSTAGDVILLSPACASWDQYRSFEERGDMFTKQVHMLK
- the mraY gene encoding phospho-N-acetylmuramoyl-pentapeptide-transferase: MILLFMTLLLAFLIAVILSPLFIPFLRRMKFGQYIREEGPKSHQKKAGTPTMGGVVIVISAALAAIYESLSHQLMSTEIGLLLFLTVAYGLIGFLDDFIKVVMKRNLGLTSKQKLFAQIVVAIIFDSVIYHLKLSTQLTIPGTHIEIPLSWGYMILVVIMLLGTSNGTNLTDGMDGLLTGTATVAFAAFAIIAYYQNQFDITLFCMAMTGALLGFLVFNAHPAKVFMGDTGSLAIGGALAGVSILTKSEILLIVIGGIFVIETLSVMIQVASFKTTGKRVFKMSPLHHHYELSGWSEWRIVSTFWVVGLLFAVIGIYTKVWL
- the murF gene encoding UDP-N-acetylmuramoyl-tripeptide--D-alanyl-D-alanine ligase produces the protein MGIRAGVFYPIAEEVIGNYNLEAEWTVNTDSRKPVPDSLFFPIVGERFDGHDHLLEAIHNGAKAAFWQKDVPVPQALPDDFPLFMVEDTLKALQESAKHYLKLTHPIVIGVTGSNGKTTTKDLVEAVLTQKFRTHKTQGNFNNHIGLPLTILSMPKDTEALILEMGMNHFGEIDVLTRIANPDFAIITNIGESHIEYLGSREGIAKAKLEILNGLKPDGVFICDGDEPLLTQAATNQRSIRVGYSETCTAHISSVQLNSKGSEFVFDGHLYHVPLYGKHNIKNAAYALALAEQLQISPAQCQTALAHLTITAMRFEVTAGPKGTMIINDAYNASPTSMIASLETLKELSGFEKVVAVLGDMYELGPDEEALHRKVADCLAAPITDVVTIGPKARWIADELKKRPSSVQIHEYQMKEDAIPLLLSFLGEKTVMLFKASRGMKLETLIQDLQREGGISK